Proteins encoded together in one Verrucomicrobiia bacterium window:
- the mreC gene encoding rod shape-determining protein MreC, which yields MNRKNLVIIGLLVVGWIMFLGQPNAFSGKLRMVFVQLGTPFVKLGDYFPFVQSRRLLARQNEELRRENDALRQQVRALGETGDENLRLRQLLSLKEHAPFHTVTARVIGRDASNWWESIQIDRGSNDGLHMNMAVLNADGLVGKIVSATKGESRVLLLTDPNCKVSALLQNTREPGIAAGVKRSLRLSPHCVMTYVNRDAKIKPGEPVVSSGFGGVFPKGILIGTVTGAQLNKQTGMYQDVEIKPAADFRRLEEVMVIVE from the coding sequence GTGAATCGGAAAAATTTGGTCATTATCGGATTGCTGGTGGTCGGCTGGATTATGTTTCTGGGCCAACCCAACGCTTTCTCGGGTAAGCTGCGCATGGTTTTCGTACAACTTGGTACGCCGTTTGTGAAGCTGGGAGATTACTTTCCCTTCGTCCAGTCGCGCCGACTCCTCGCCCGACAAAATGAGGAATTGCGCCGGGAAAACGATGCGTTGCGCCAACAAGTGCGTGCCCTGGGTGAAACGGGAGATGAGAACCTGCGCCTGCGCCAGCTTCTCAGCTTGAAAGAGCACGCCCCCTTCCACACCGTCACCGCACGTGTCATCGGCCGCGACGCATCCAACTGGTGGGAGAGCATCCAGATCGACCGCGGGAGCAACGATGGTCTCCATATGAACATGGCCGTCCTCAATGCCGATGGCCTCGTCGGCAAGATTGTCTCTGCTACCAAAGGCGAGAGCCGCGTTCTCCTGCTCACCGATCCGAACTGCAAAGTTAGCGCACTCCTGCAGAACACGCGTGAGCCCGGCATCGCCGCCGGCGTCAAGCGCTCACTTCGTCTTTCCCCCCATTGCGTAATGACCTACGTGAACCGCGATGCGAAGATCAAGCCGGGTGAGCCGGTGGTTTCCTCCGGTTTTGGCGGCGTTTTTCCCAAGGGCATTCTCATCGGCACGGTCACCGGTGCGCAACTCAACAAACAAACCGGGATGTATCAGGACGTCGAGATCAAGCCAGCCGCGGACTTTCGCCGGTTGGAGGAAGTGATGGTGATCGTGGAATGA
- the mreD gene encoding rod shape-determining protein MreD, whose product MNTLIAIVGILIAAALQARLPTLWFFGSLRIEFLPALVVYTALSMPRRSAIAIALVAGLLQDALSAAPFGVSALAYGISAILMTSLREVLDRDLPWVQMGAGALTSMAVAVIAFFSIGISFGMVFKMILVAAISGTVTVLLFFVLDYARMAWGNT is encoded by the coding sequence ATGAACACGCTCATCGCCATTGTGGGAATCCTGATAGCAGCGGCGCTGCAAGCGCGTTTGCCGACGCTCTGGTTTTTCGGCAGCTTACGAATCGAATTCCTGCCGGCACTTGTGGTGTACACGGCGCTGTCAATGCCGCGCCGATCCGCCATTGCGATCGCGCTCGTGGCGGGCCTGCTGCAGGACGCGTTGTCGGCTGCGCCATTCGGCGTGTCGGCTCTGGCGTATGGCATTTCGGCCATTCTAATGACAAGTCTCCGCGAAGTGTTGGACCGCGACCTACCCTGGGTACAAATGGGCGCGGGCGCCCTGACATCGATGGCGGTGGCGGTCATCGCGTTTTTTTCCATCGGCATTTCATTCGGTATGGTTTTTAAAATGATCCTCGTGGCGGCGATCAGCGGGACGGTCACAGTGTTGCTTTTCTTCGTGTTGGATTACGCGCGGATGGCGTGGGGGAACACATGA
- the mrdA gene encoding penicillin-binding protein 2: MIISAPFRENNPRLRAIGTIVACGLFLLLGALWRVQILRGQHYDNKQDAQSLRRIRIPAARGEIVDRNGVVLANNRPSYDIAIYLDQMGVPKKSNVVTIAQANLGLLGSELGLQNKLADRDIKLHYQKRRPLPMPVWHDLPPEQVAAFSERADTIPGTDLIVMPVRQYPLGPLAAHLIGYVGKADADDGDEDIEKYSYYQPDSVGRQGVEKACDEYLRGSPGGRTIRVNPAGTIKDDLGEKQAERGGRVTLTIDVRLQRILEKALREAPATPGKKLSGAAVLLDVRTGEVLALASEPGFDPNIFSPGTPAQVIEAVRTNPASPMLNRTIFARYPPGSTFKPITLLAGLESGAISPQDTVVCPGFFTIGNHTFRCWNHGGHGSVDAATAIAQSCDVWFYERGLKTGLDTITKVAAEFGLGQPTGFDLGSEGRGLVPSAAWKRAQRGERWWDGDTVQLSIGQSFLLVTPMQMACVAATFANRGTGLRPYVVKRIESSDGQVVHEGEPDVRAHLSAKPQQIEFVRQAMLGAVQSGTARPAGVKGLSVAGKTGTAQYDRIVDGKSQRLDRAWFIGFAPYDQPQVAISVLIEDAANESHTAAAVASKVFAQVFGKSVEDNHPAEAVYAD, from the coding sequence ATGATCATCAGCGCGCCATTTCGCGAAAACAACCCACGCCTCCGGGCGATCGGCACGATTGTCGCCTGCGGGTTGTTCCTCCTGCTCGGCGCGTTATGGCGCGTGCAGATTCTGCGTGGCCAGCACTACGACAATAAACAGGACGCGCAATCGCTGCGCCGCATCCGCATCCCCGCAGCTCGCGGGGAGATTGTCGATCGCAACGGTGTTGTCCTCGCGAACAACCGCCCGAGCTACGATATCGCGATTTACCTCGACCAAATGGGCGTACCCAAGAAAAGCAACGTCGTTACCATCGCCCAGGCGAATCTGGGCCTGCTCGGTTCGGAACTTGGCCTCCAGAACAAACTTGCCGACCGCGACATCAAGCTTCACTACCAGAAGCGTCGTCCCCTGCCGATGCCCGTGTGGCACGATCTTCCTCCCGAACAGGTTGCGGCCTTTTCCGAACGTGCCGACACTATTCCTGGCACGGATCTGATCGTCATGCCGGTGCGTCAATACCCGCTGGGTCCGCTCGCGGCGCATTTGATCGGCTATGTCGGCAAGGCGGATGCGGACGATGGCGATGAGGATATCGAGAAGTATTCCTACTACCAACCCGACAGCGTGGGCAGGCAGGGCGTCGAGAAGGCGTGTGATGAATATCTGCGGGGTTCACCGGGCGGACGCACCATCCGGGTCAATCCCGCCGGCACGATCAAGGATGATCTGGGCGAGAAACAAGCCGAGCGCGGCGGTCGCGTAACATTGACGATCGACGTCCGACTGCAGCGAATCCTGGAAAAAGCGTTGCGCGAAGCTCCGGCAACCCCGGGCAAGAAGCTCTCCGGCGCGGCGGTACTTCTGGATGTGCGAACGGGTGAAGTGCTGGCCCTGGCTTCAGAGCCGGGCTTCGACCCCAACATCTTCAGTCCAGGCACACCCGCTCAAGTAATCGAAGCGGTCAGGACCAATCCCGCCAGCCCGATGCTCAATCGGACGATCTTCGCGCGTTACCCACCCGGCTCGACGTTCAAACCGATCACCTTGCTGGCCGGGCTTGAGTCTGGTGCAATCTCACCACAAGACACCGTGGTGTGCCCAGGGTTTTTTACCATCGGCAATCACACCTTCCGCTGCTGGAACCACGGCGGACATGGTTCCGTCGATGCCGCGACCGCGATCGCACAGTCCTGCGACGTGTGGTTCTACGAACGGGGTTTGAAAACGGGCCTGGATACCATCACAAAGGTCGCGGCTGAATTCGGCCTGGGTCAACCGACGGGATTTGACCTTGGAAGTGAAGGCCGGGGTTTGGTGCCGAGCGCGGCGTGGAAACGGGCGCAGCGCGGCGAAAGATGGTGGGATGGCGATACGGTCCAGTTGTCGATTGGGCAAAGCTTCCTGCTGGTCACACCCATGCAGATGGCATGCGTGGCGGCAACATTCGCCAATCGCGGCACGGGTTTGCGGCCGTATGTGGTGAAGCGCATCGAGTCCTCCGACGGTCAGGTCGTCCATGAAGGCGAACCGGATGTCCGCGCCCATCTAAGTGCAAAGCCCCAGCAAATTGAATTCGTGCGCCAGGCAATGCTTGGCGCAGTCCAAAGTGGCACGGCGCGTCCGGCCGGGGTGAAGGGATTGAGCGTGGCGGGCAAAACAGGCACCGCGCAATACGATAGGATCGTCGATGGCAAATCGCAACGGTTGGATCGCGCGTGGTTTATCGGGTTCGCACCCTACGACCAGCCGCAAGTTGCCATCTCCGTGCTGATTGAAGACGCAGCGAACGAAAGCCACACGGCAGCGGCGGTCGCCAGCAAGGTTTTCGCGCAGGTGTTTGGGAAGAGCGTCGAGGACAACCATCCTGCGGAGGCGGTCTATGCCGATTAA
- the rodA gene encoding rod shape-determining protein RodA: MPINRYLDMIKRMDWALFGAMVALAVGSVFFIYSASYSALGSAGAHPGKLPTYQMQMVWFGVGLLVYLAAALVDYRLICQWATVWYVFALGLLVLVLVAGHTMYGARRWLGFGGFGIQPAEIAKLATLVAISYYLFHRTLEARRQLSTVWVAFVVAGAPLVLIMLEPDLGSALVLLPICFGLLFVAGVRVKHLLLVIALGLVLAPFAWLHMKDYQRDRLTVFLHPNKDPRGVGWNLTQSLISVGSGGWSGKGYLQGTQNLLGYLPSTVAPNDFLFSVIAEEKGFVGSLGVLGLYAVILFSGLRIAANARDRLGMLLATGVVVMLFFHIFINVGMTIGLMPVTGLPLPLLSQGGSFVLASMTALGLLQNVWIHRRIY, encoded by the coding sequence ATGCCGATTAACCGATACCTCGACATGATCAAGCGCATGGATTGGGCGCTGTTCGGCGCCATGGTGGCGCTGGCGGTCGGTAGTGTCTTCTTTATTTATAGCGCGTCGTATTCCGCCTTGGGCTCGGCTGGAGCGCATCCCGGTAAGCTGCCCACTTACCAAATGCAGATGGTGTGGTTCGGTGTCGGGCTGCTGGTTTATCTGGCGGCGGCATTGGTGGATTACCGGCTCATCTGCCAATGGGCCACCGTGTGGTACGTCTTCGCGCTGGGATTGCTCGTACTCGTCCTGGTGGCGGGACATACAATGTATGGCGCGCGGCGGTGGTTGGGTTTTGGCGGTTTCGGGATTCAACCTGCGGAGATTGCCAAGTTGGCGACCCTGGTTGCGATTTCCTATTATCTCTTTCATCGCACGCTGGAAGCCCGCCGGCAGTTGAGCACCGTCTGGGTCGCGTTCGTGGTGGCGGGAGCGCCGCTGGTGCTCATCATGTTGGAACCGGATTTGGGTTCGGCGTTGGTTTTGCTCCCGATTTGCTTTGGTTTGCTTTTCGTGGCGGGCGTGCGCGTGAAGCATTTGCTGCTGGTGATCGCGTTGGGCCTGGTCCTCGCGCCGTTCGCGTGGTTGCATATGAAAGATTACCAGCGTGACCGGCTCACGGTGTTTTTGCATCCGAACAAGGATCCGAGGGGAGTGGGCTGGAATCTCACCCAATCGCTCATCTCGGTCGGCTCGGGTGGGTGGTCGGGAAAAGGTTATCTGCAGGGAACGCAAAACCTGCTGGGATATTTGCCCAGCACCGTGGCGCCGAACGATTTTCTCTTCAGCGTGATTGCCGAGGAGAAGGGGTTCGTTGGCAGTCTCGGTGTGCTGGGGTTGTACGCGGTCATTTTGTTTTCCGGGCTACGGATCGCCGCGAACGCGCGCGACCGTTTGGGAATGCTTCTGGCCACGGGGGTCGTGGTCATGTTGTTTTTCCATATCTTCATTAACGTGGGCATGACGATCGGCCTGATGCCGGTCACGGGTCTGCCCCTGCCATTACTCAGCCAGGGAGGATCGTTCGTGCTGGCCAGCATGACCGCCCTCGGGCTGCTACAAAACGTGTGGATTCACAGGAGGATCTATTGA
- a CDS encoding Rne/Rng family ribonuclease, producing MDAIKQILKKGEELLTGRRKKRIFKEIIVNAEALENRVAVLEEGQLEEFTIERTTESRIVASVFKGKIRNLEPGLKAAFVDIGFEKNAFLHYWDIIPEQLDQRVDLLETPETQRAQQKPKISQKDIPQLYPPGSEVIVQVVKGPIGTKGPRITTNISIPGRYLVLMPFNPQRGISRKIEDDRERKRLKTILQRLRIPEGMGVIIRTVGENQKKRYFIRDLELLLQTWKGVEDKIKTQSAPYCVFQEPDLVERTVRDFLTEEVDRIVVDNEHAYERIRNMIGQISRRSRGKVRLYNEPTPIFSRFNVEKQIENAFRRQVWLKSGGYICIDETEALVAVDVNTGRHKSQKDLDTTILQTNLEAAEEICRQLRLRNIGGLIVIDFIDMRHRNDQQKVTQKVREGVRRDKAKTRILNISQLGLMEMTRQRHSESMASAVYEDCPYCKGKGMVKSALSMSVEIQRKVSELLRKLREQGKHEQPQLRIFVHPEVLNRLRTEDETVLIELEKKLSGKLSFRADPTFHFEQFKIADAISGQELA from the coding sequence ATGGACGCAATCAAACAAATACTGAAAAAGGGCGAAGAACTGCTGACCGGTCGCCGCAAGAAACGCATCTTCAAGGAAATCATCGTCAACGCCGAGGCGCTGGAGAACCGCGTCGCCGTGCTGGAAGAGGGCCAGCTTGAGGAGTTCACCATCGAGCGCACGACCGAGTCGCGGATCGTCGCCAGCGTGTTCAAGGGGAAGATTCGGAACCTTGAGCCGGGACTGAAAGCAGCGTTCGTCGACATCGGATTCGAGAAGAACGCCTTTCTGCATTACTGGGACATCATTCCCGAGCAACTCGACCAGCGCGTCGATCTGCTTGAAACACCGGAAACCCAACGCGCCCAGCAGAAACCAAAAATCTCGCAAAAGGACATTCCACAACTGTATCCGCCGGGCTCCGAGGTCATCGTCCAGGTCGTCAAAGGACCCATCGGCACCAAGGGCCCGCGCATCACCACCAACATCAGCATCCCGGGCCGCTACCTCGTGCTGATGCCGTTCAACCCGCAGCGCGGTATCTCGCGCAAGATCGAGGATGACCGGGAGCGTAAGCGTCTGAAAACAATCCTGCAACGCCTTCGCATTCCCGAGGGCATGGGCGTCATCATCCGCACCGTCGGCGAGAATCAAAAGAAGCGCTACTTCATCCGCGACCTCGAATTGCTGCTGCAGACGTGGAAAGGGGTCGAGGACAAAATCAAAACACAGTCGGCGCCGTACTGCGTTTTTCAGGAACCCGACCTGGTCGAGCGTACCGTGCGGGATTTCCTCACCGAGGAAGTAGATCGCATCGTGGTGGACAACGAGCACGCGTATGAACGCATCCGCAACATGATTGGGCAGATCAGCCGTCGCTCCCGTGGCAAGGTCCGTCTCTACAACGAGCCCACGCCGATCTTCAGCCGGTTCAACGTCGAGAAACAAATCGAGAACGCCTTCCGCCGCCAGGTCTGGCTCAAATCGGGCGGCTACATCTGCATCGATGAAACCGAGGCGCTCGTGGCGGTCGACGTCAACACGGGCCGTCACAAATCGCAGAAGGACCTGGACACGACGATTCTCCAAACCAATCTCGAGGCCGCGGAGGAAATCTGCCGCCAGCTTCGCCTCCGCAACATCGGCGGCCTCATTGTCATCGACTTCATCGACATGCGACATCGCAATGACCAGCAGAAGGTCACACAAAAAGTGCGCGAGGGCGTCCGTCGCGACAAGGCCAAGACCCGCATCCTCAACATCTCGCAGCTCGGCCTCATGGAGATGACCCGCCAGCGCCACAGCGAAAGCATGGCCAGCGCGGTGTACGAGGATTGCCCCTACTGCAAAGGCAAAGGCATGGTCAAAAGCGCGCTGTCGATGTCGGTTGAAATTCAACGCAAGGTCTCCGAACTCCTCCGCAAGCTGCGCGAGCAGGGCAAACACGAGCAACCGCAACTCCGCATCTTCGTCCACCCGGAAGTGCTCAACCGTCTCCGCACCGAGGACGAAACGGTGCTTATCGAGTTGGAAAAGAAGCTCAGCGGCAAACTCAGCTTCCGCGCCGACCCAACCTTCCATTTCGAGCAGTTCAAAATTGCCGACGCCATCAGCGGCCAGGAACTTGCGTGA
- a CDS encoding S41 family peptidase → MKLLRNRAAGARLAVPLLACALLVAALACAGEEPRVLTPTPSSFETLSRFTELLELLQKTYAQPSRINTARSTTAALRGFVRSIDPEADLLTPEEAAVTNELADTAAAIGLSFAIRDDFPTVISPRDGSPAENGGLLGGDQLIAISDVPTAHARRIDVDRLLGGPRDFPVTFRVLDPRTGAVRDLRLRRTAPGPSPQTALRYLDRGVAYYRVPEFTQGVVENLRAAMILAKSQGAAGIILDLRNNAGGAFGAAQVAASFFLSRGTELIALEYGSPGLHTTFVSDESLNVTAPLILLVNGGTAAEAEVFAGALQDNKRARIVGSQTFGRGFLNASAALSDGSVLIMPTAYYMRPSKHVLQEKGLTPDFIVELKRETERSLARSGFGTFDWKTDRREVLATDLPLAKAVSLLTR, encoded by the coding sequence GTGAAGCTCTTGCGGAATCGTGCGGCAGGGGCGCGGCTTGCCGTGCCCCTGCTGGCTTGCGCGTTGCTCGTGGCCGCGCTTGCCTGTGCCGGCGAGGAGCCGCGCGTCCTGACGCCCACGCCATCTTCCTTCGAGACACTGTCGCGTTTCACAGAGTTGTTGGAGCTGTTGCAGAAGACCTATGCTCAACCCTCGCGCATTAACACGGCCCGTAGCACCACCGCCGCGCTGCGCGGATTCGTCCGCTCCATCGATCCGGAAGCGGATTTGCTCACACCCGAGGAGGCCGCGGTAACAAATGAACTCGCCGATACCGCTGCCGCCATCGGACTCAGCTTCGCCATCCGCGACGATTTCCCCACGGTTATTTCGCCGCGCGACGGCAGTCCGGCGGAAAACGGCGGCCTGCTCGGCGGCGACCAGCTCATCGCCATCAGTGATGTCCCCACCGCTCACGCGCGACGTATCGACGTGGACCGTCTGTTGGGCGGTCCGAGGGATTTCCCAGTGACCTTCCGCGTTCTCGATCCGCGTACCGGGGCTGTTCGAGACCTCCGCCTGCGCCGTACCGCACCGGGTCCGTCTCCCCAGACCGCCCTGCGTTACCTCGACCGGGGCGTCGCGTACTATCGGGTACCTGAATTCACGCAAGGTGTTGTTGAAAACCTCCGTGCCGCCATGATCCTCGCCAAAAGCCAGGGTGCGGCGGGCATCATTCTCGATCTGCGCAACAACGCCGGCGGCGCGTTCGGGGCCGCGCAGGTGGCCGCGTCCTTCTTCCTCTCCAGAGGCACAGAGCTCATCGCGCTGGAGTATGGAAGCCCGGGGCTGCACACCACCTTCGTCAGTGACGAAAGCCTCAACGTCACCGCGCCGCTGATCTTGCTCGTCAATGGCGGCACTGCCGCCGAGGCGGAGGTTTTTGCCGGGGCATTGCAGGACAACAAACGCGCCCGCATCGTCGGCAGCCAGACTTTTGGCCGGGGATTTCTCAATGCCTCCGCGGCGCTGTCGGATGGCTCCGTGCTGATCATGCCCACTGCGTACTACATGCGGCCCTCGAAGCATGTTCTTCAGGAAAAGGGGCTGACACCGGATTTCATCGTCGAGTTGAAGCGCGAAACCGAACGCTCCTTGGCCCGCTCTGGCTTCGGCACCTTCGATTGGAAAACCGACCGCCGCGAAGTCCTCGCCACCGACCTGCCCCTCGCCAAAGCTGTGTCGCTGCTGACCCGCTAG
- a CDS encoding tetratricopeptide repeat protein: MNLRLRIATVLALVLMAFPAHAEIATLKKLTAQANDLYRQAKYADAVRVGQDALKIAEKLFGPSHREVATALSNLAEYQRAQGNYPEAESLLKRALAMDQKLLGYDHQDVAVDLNNLALVSDNLGRYADAEQLYKQALTIDEKALGTNHLGVATDLNNLAGVYRAEGKLTEAEPLYQRALTICEQSPGQPGTAIATTLNNLAALAAAQDRNAEAETLLTRALDIWRKTVPPDHPSLAATWRALGSVQTALRKYTEAEASYTQAVAIGEKNSGKKNPQLAKDLSSLGLVLYLEKKYAAAESPLKRALERDEANYGKVHLTVASSLNNLAEVYRIQGKNAMAEPLYRRALQIDEKLLGPGHVDVGTDLNNLGTLYSSEDRRAEAAPLLKRALAIKETALGHNDPQLLPILDNYAIVLRALNRIPEAESMEARAKELRAESATP, translated from the coding sequence ATGAATCTCCGTCTGCGAATCGCCACGGTACTGGCGCTGGTGCTCATGGCTTTCCCAGCGCACGCCGAGATCGCCACCCTGAAAAAACTCACCGCGCAAGCGAACGACCTTTACCGACAGGCAAAGTATGCCGACGCCGTCCGCGTCGGGCAGGACGCGCTGAAAATCGCCGAGAAATTGTTTGGCCCTTCGCATCGCGAAGTGGCCACCGCGCTGAGCAACCTCGCGGAGTACCAGCGCGCGCAGGGTAATTACCCGGAAGCCGAAAGTTTATTGAAACGAGCGCTGGCGATGGACCAGAAGCTACTGGGCTACGACCATCAGGACGTCGCCGTTGACCTCAACAACCTCGCCCTGGTCTCCGACAACCTGGGGCGCTACGCCGACGCGGAACAATTGTACAAACAGGCGCTCACCATCGACGAGAAGGCCCTCGGCACGAATCACCTTGGCGTGGCAACCGACCTTAACAATCTCGCCGGGGTGTACCGCGCGGAAGGTAAACTCACCGAGGCCGAGCCGCTGTACCAGCGTGCGCTCACGATTTGCGAGCAGTCGCCCGGCCAGCCTGGCACTGCCATCGCCACAACGCTGAACAACCTCGCCGCGTTGGCGGCCGCTCAGGACCGGAACGCTGAGGCCGAAACGTTGCTGACCCGGGCGTTGGACATCTGGCGGAAGACCGTACCGCCGGATCATCCCAGCCTCGCGGCAACCTGGCGCGCGCTCGGTTCCGTGCAGACTGCCTTGCGCAAGTACACGGAAGCGGAAGCTTCCTACACGCAGGCGGTCGCCATCGGCGAGAAGAACAGCGGCAAGAAAAACCCGCAACTGGCGAAGGACCTCAGCAGCCTGGGACTTGTGCTCTATCTCGAGAAGAAATACGCCGCCGCGGAATCACCGCTTAAACGCGCGCTTGAACGCGACGAGGCAAACTACGGCAAGGTGCACCTTACCGTTGCCTCCAGTCTTAATAACCTTGCGGAGGTCTATCGCATCCAGGGCAAAAACGCAATGGCCGAGCCGCTGTACCGGCGGGCGTTGCAGATCGATGAGAAGCTCCTCGGTCCGGGCCACGTCGATGTCGGGACTGATCTCAACAATCTCGGTACGCTTTACTCTTCGGAGGACCGCCGTGCCGAAGCGGCCCCCCTGTTAAAACGCGCGCTCGCCATCAAGGAAACCGCCCTCGGCCACAACGATCCGCAATTGCTGCCGATCCTCGACAACTACGCCATCGTCCTTCGCGCGCTGAATCGCATCCCAGAAGCCGAGTCGATGGAAGCCCGCGCGAAAGAACTTCGGGCGGAGTCCGCCACGCCATGA
- the larB gene encoding nickel pincer cofactor biosynthesis protein LarB: MNEVRLRKLLDDVRAGRVPPGTALKRLKSLSTHNLDFARVDGHRALRKGFPEVIYCEGKTPVQVVKIARAILRHNDNLLATRASKETFRALKRAFPKAKYHEASRVVTVVRKPLPKRGGTIAVLCAGTTDIPVAEEAVVTADIMGHRVKRYYDVGVAGLHRLLALNEELLEANVLIVVAGMEGALPSVVGGLMDKPVIAVPTSVGYGASFGGLAALLAMLNSCASGVTVVNINNGFGAGYAASLMNQLANK; this comes from the coding sequence ATGAATGAAGTGAGGCTCAGGAAATTGCTCGACGACGTGCGCGCCGGTCGCGTGCCCCCCGGTACCGCGCTCAAACGATTGAAGTCCCTCTCGACTCACAACCTCGATTTTGCGCGCGTGGACGGACATCGCGCCCTCCGTAAAGGTTTCCCTGAGGTAATCTACTGCGAAGGCAAGACACCAGTGCAGGTCGTGAAGATCGCGCGGGCCATCTTGCGCCACAACGACAATCTGCTGGCCACGCGGGCGTCGAAGGAAACCTTTCGCGCCCTGAAACGCGCCTTCCCGAAGGCGAAGTATCACGAAGCCTCCCGCGTAGTGACCGTCGTGCGCAAGCCGTTGCCGAAACGTGGCGGCACGATTGCCGTGCTCTGCGCCGGCACAACCGATATTCCCGTTGCCGAGGAAGCCGTCGTAACCGCCGACATCATGGGCCATCGCGTGAAGCGCTACTACGACGTCGGCGTGGCCGGTCTCCACCGCCTCCTCGCGTTGAACGAGGAGCTTCTCGAAGCCAACGTCTTGATCGTCGTCGCCGGTATGGAAGGCGCCCTGCCCAGCGTCGTCGGCGGTCTTATGGACAAGCCCGTCATCGCCGTGCCCACCTCCGTCGGTTACGGCGCCAGTTTCGGCGGTCTCGCCGCCCTGCTCGCCATGCTCAATTCCTGCGCCAGCGGCGTCACCGTCGTCAACATCAACAACGGCTTCGGCGCCGGCTACGCTGCGAGTTTGATGAACCAACTGGCGAACAAATGA
- the larC gene encoding nickel pincer cofactor biosynthesis protein LarC, whose protein sequence is MKLLYLDCFAGISGDMFLGALLDLGVSEDALRTELEKLHLREYRISSQRVTKQNISATKFDVTVFEDAVAHSPSPMLHAAIHEHRGYTEIAAMIEKSGLSQRVKDRALHVFRRIGEAEAKIHGIPLEKIHFHEISAVDSIVDIVGACIAVELLGVDEIHASPPRLGSGFVETAHGRFPVPAPATLELLKGIPVQPSNESFELVTPTGAALLAEFCARFGPLPAMSVEKIGYGAGTRDLEKTPNVLRAVLGEASAAASATEETDAITVIETNIDDMNPQLFGDVMERLLTAGALDVFLTPVQMKKNRPGTMLTVLCESKAVDTLADLVLTHTTSFGVRIHEAQRRKLAREIVTVKTKFGEIEVKVGRLRGKIVTRSPEFESCKQAAAKFTVSVKEVYNEATRVAEEIA, encoded by the coding sequence ATGAAACTCCTCTACCTCGATTGTTTTGCGGGGATCAGCGGCGATATGTTTCTCGGCGCGCTGCTGGATCTGGGTGTGTCGGAGGACGCGTTGCGGACCGAGTTGGAGAAGCTTCACCTGCGCGAGTATCGAATCTCTTCGCAGCGTGTGACCAAGCAGAACATTTCGGCTACCAAATTTGATGTCACAGTGTTCGAGGATGCGGTGGCTCACTCGCCTTCACCGATGCTCCATGCGGCAATTCACGAGCATCGCGGGTACACCGAGATTGCGGCGATGATTGAGAAAAGCGGACTATCACAACGCGTGAAAGATCGCGCCTTGCACGTGTTTCGGCGCATCGGCGAGGCGGAAGCGAAGATCCATGGGATTCCGCTGGAGAAGATCCACTTCCATGAAATCAGCGCGGTGGATTCCATCGTGGACATCGTGGGCGCCTGTATCGCGGTCGAATTGCTCGGTGTGGACGAGATCCATGCATCCCCGCCGCGGCTTGGTTCGGGTTTTGTGGAAACAGCGCATGGACGCTTCCCCGTTCCCGCACCCGCGACGCTGGAGTTGCTGAAAGGCATTCCCGTCCAGCCGTCCAATGAATCGTTTGAACTGGTCACGCCGACGGGCGCGGCATTGCTGGCGGAATTTTGCGCCCGGTTCGGTCCGCTGCCGGCGATGAGCGTCGAGAAGATCGGCTACGGTGCGGGCACGCGCGATCTCGAGAAGACGCCCAATGTGTTGCGCGCGGTTTTGGGTGAAGCCAGTGCGGCGGCGAGCGCGACGGAAGAAACAGACGCGATCACCGTCATCGAAACGAACATCGATGATATGAATCCGCAACTGTTCGGTGATGTGATGGAGCGGCTGCTGACGGCGGGCGCGCTGGACGTTTTTCTGACGCCGGTGCAAATGAAGAAAAACCGGCCCGGCACCATGCTGACCGTTCTTTGCGAGAGCAAGGCCGTGGACACTCTGGCGGATTTGGTATTGACGCATACGACAAGTTTCGGTGTGCGCATACACGAAGCGCAGCGGCGCAAGCTGGCCCGCGAGATCGTGACGGTGAAGACCAAATTCGGCGAGATTGAGGTGAAAGTCGGACGACTTCGTGGCAAAATAGTCACGCGGTCGCCTGAATTTGAATCGTGCAAGCAGGCCGCGGCAAAATTTACTGTGAGCGTCAAAGAAGTTTACAACGAAGCCACGCGCGTGGCGGAGGAGATAGCATGA
- a CDS encoding Trm112 family protein, giving the protein MIDKELLEILACPKCKAEVKLEGEKIICTNPQCGLRYPIRDGIPVMLIDEAEKPPGK; this is encoded by the coding sequence ATGATCGACAAAGAGTTGCTCGAAATCCTGGCCTGCCCCAAATGCAAGGCCGAGGTAAAACTCGAAGGCGAGAAAATCATCTGCACCAATCCACAGTGCGGCCTGCGTTACCCGATCCGCGACGGCATCCCCGTAATGCTCATCGACGAGGCTGAGAAACCGCCGGGCAAATGA